A single window of Hippocampus zosterae strain Florida chromosome 15, ASM2543408v3, whole genome shotgun sequence DNA harbors:
- the LOC127616283 gene encoding neurturin-like gives MKLWKSATLALVLCGAALSLILLRNMAASAGRRPKARSKQQASSFSWRRPSFSATPSSSPAAALAGALQRRTRSADMNSLLSELSMMFQSFTKGELQHAVGTLLDVKREKKRHPGQTRRTKRARRAKPCSVRELELTVSELGLGYDSDETVMLRYCSGKCAAHRRNYDVAMEHMMRTGFRKKERKDKVSVGPCCRPTAFEKDFSFLDNRSRYHTIRNISAKNCGCV, from the exons ATGAAGTTATGGAAAAGTGCTACTTTAGCCTTGGTGCTCTGTGGCGCGGCCCTGTCGCTCATCCTCCTTAGAAACATGGCCGCCAGCGCCGGCAGACGGCCGAAAGCCAGGAGCAAACAGCAAGCCTCATCTTTCTCCTGGCGCCGTCCGTCATTCTCGGCGACTCCGTCGTCCTCGCCGGCGGCCGCCCTCGCCGGCGCTCTTCAACGGAGGACGCGCTCGGCGGACATGAACTCCCTACTCTCTGAGC TGTCCATGATGTTCCAGAGCTTCACGAAAGGCGAACTCCAGCACGCCGTGGGGACTTTGCTGGACGTCAAGCGAGAGAAGAAGCGCCATCCCGGCCAGACTCGAAGGACTAAGCGAGCCCGGCGGGCCAAGCCGTGCTCGGTGAGGGAACTGGAGCTGACGGTGAGCGAGCTGGGCCTGGGCTACGACAGCGACGAGACGGTGATGCTGCGCTACTGCAGCGGCAAGTGCGCGGCGCACAGGCGCAACTACGACGTGGCCATGGAGCACATGATGAGGACGGGCTTCCGCAAGAAGGAGCGCAAGGACAAGGTGAGCGTGGGCCCCTGCTGCCGGCCCACCGCCTTCGAGAAGGACTTCTCCTTCCTGGACAATCGCAGCCGCTACCACACCATACGCAACATTTCCGCCAAGAACTGCGGCTGCGTATGA